A single genomic interval of Nonomuraea rubra harbors:
- a CDS encoding aminotransferase class IV, translated as MTQRTAVDGEPVGAEARLMLDARYGHFTAMQVRDRRVRGLDRHFERLEAANRELFGAELDRAAVLASIRAVLDGGVRDAGLRVNVVEYGGRPRVVAAAYPPHPPLKGPLHVTPVVYQRYLPHIKQSFGFQQTHILRQAAREGFDEALLTTADGLISEGAITNLGGFADGRLVWPDAPMLRGITMSLLQDLDVPQERRPLKVADLTGFDQVFLCNSWGVMPVGGVDGVPLRQDAGLLARLTGHYESVPADPVD; from the coding sequence GTGACGCAACGCACCGCCGTGGACGGCGAGCCGGTCGGCGCCGAGGCGCGCCTCATGCTGGACGCCCGCTACGGGCACTTCACCGCCATGCAGGTCAGGGACCGCCGCGTCCGCGGCCTCGACCGGCACTTCGAGCGGCTCGAAGCGGCCAACAGGGAGCTGTTCGGGGCCGAGCTGGACCGGGCGGCGGTGCTGGCCTCGATCAGGGCCGTGCTGGACGGCGGCGTGCGGGACGCCGGGCTGCGGGTGAACGTGGTGGAGTACGGCGGCCGGCCGCGGGTCGTGGCCGCCGCGTACCCGCCGCACCCGCCGCTGAAGGGCCCGCTGCACGTCACGCCGGTCGTCTACCAGCGGTACCTGCCGCACATCAAGCAGTCCTTCGGCTTCCAGCAGACCCACATCCTGCGGCAGGCCGCCCGCGAGGGCTTCGACGAGGCGCTGCTCACCACCGCCGACGGGCTGATCAGCGAGGGCGCGATCACGAACCTGGGCGGTTTCGCGGACGGCCGGCTGGTGTGGCCGGACGCGCCGATGTTGCGCGGCATCACGATGAGCCTGCTGCAGGACCTGGACGTGCCGCAGGAGCGGCGGCCGCTCAAGGTGGCCGATCTGACCGGCTTCGACCAGGTGTTCCTCTGCAACTCCTGGGGCGTGATGCCGGTCGGCGGGGTCGACGGCGTGCCACTGCGC